One window of Desulfitibacter sp. BRH_c19 genomic DNA carries:
- a CDS encoding NAD(+) kinase (catalyzes the phosphorylation of NAD to NADP) yields MKKIGFIVNLRKESAPKIAHQVIQWLIKNNIEVYLTTETADILSLPEYGVKTDDMFSMSECILVLGGDGTLLNTARCVAGKNIPLLGINLGQLGFLTELEVDKLIYGLEELVSGHYHIEERMMLKADVYRNGKITGNFHALNDIVITKGAFARMIEMNTYVDSEFLTNYPADGLIISSPTGSTAYSLSAGGPIVSPDIDVIIITPICPHTLYARPVIISHNQSVRVVLVSDSGEIMLTVDGQDGFLLDAKDEVIVNKSNLTTRLIKLRNRSFYAILREKLKDGSRNRE; encoded by the coding sequence ATGAAAAAGATTGGTTTTATCGTTAATTTAAGAAAAGAGTCCGCACCTAAAATCGCGCATCAAGTCATTCAATGGCTCATAAAAAACAATATAGAGGTGTATTTAACTACTGAAACTGCTGATATTTTATCTTTGCCAGAGTATGGCGTAAAGACTGATGATATGTTTTCTATGTCTGAATGTATCCTTGTCCTTGGTGGTGACGGTACACTTCTAAATACTGCAAGATGTGTTGCAGGCAAAAATATACCGCTACTTGGTATTAACCTAGGGCAGTTAGGCTTCCTTACCGAACTGGAAGTAGATAAGCTCATTTATGGTTTAGAGGAACTAGTTTCTGGCCACTATCACATCGAGGAAAGAATGATGTTAAAAGCAGATGTATATAGAAACGGCAAGATTACTGGAAATTTTCATGCTCTAAATGATATTGTTATAACCAAGGGTGCCTTTGCCAGAATGATTGAAATGAATACATATGTAGATAGTGAGTTTTTGACCAACTATCCAGCAGATGGTTTAATTATATCTTCACCAACTGGATCAACTGCTTATTCACTATCAGCTGGTGGACCCATTGTTTCACCTGATATTGATGTCATAATTATTACGCCAATTTGCCCACATACCTTGTATGCTAGACCGGTTATTATATCCCATAATCAAAGTGTTAGGGTGGTACTTGTTTCAGATTCTGGCGAAATAATGTTAACTGTTGATGGGCAGGATGGTTTTCTTCTAGATGCGAAGGATGAGGTTATAGTAAATAAGTCTAACCTTACAACAAGACTTATTAAATTACGTAATAGATCATTTTATGCTATTTTGAGAGAGAAGTTAAAAGACGGGAGCAGGAATCGTGAATAA